A region of Candidatus Protochlamydia phocaeensis DNA encodes the following proteins:
- a CDS encoding AMP-binding protein, translating into MKIDWTSLDSHVLLNPAYAQEEQKKYQQILSFAGSWPGHVWLATSGSTSLKWVGLSKKALLASAQAINQHLNSSSFDRWVLALPSFHVGGLGIWARSYLSGADIYDFNAHCPKWQAPSFCNFTQAVKGTLASLVPAQLYDLIQLGLQAPPSLRAVIIGGGRLLPELYKKGIALGWPLLPSYGLTECASQVATAPLESWNEAGYPPLRLLSHVQAQQQEERLAFKGASLLSVYAYFEGTRIRFFDPKIDGWFIGEDRGNVQEGSLIIEGRTDALIKVGGESVDLARLESHLQTICLQLNIGQEMTLVAMPDSRLGHAVHLAAANCPVSVAATIIERFGQTVLPFERIRAVHHLPFIPRSALSKVLKSELIELINKSASGKH; encoded by the coding sequence ATGAAAATTGATTGGACCAGCCTGGACTCCCATGTACTTCTCAATCCTGCCTATGCACAGGAAGAACAAAAAAAATACCAGCAAATTCTCTCCTTTGCCGGCTCGTGGCCGGGGCATGTTTGGCTTGCCACTTCGGGATCGACAAGCCTAAAATGGGTGGGATTGTCTAAAAAGGCCTTATTGGCTTCGGCCCAGGCTATTAACCAGCATTTAAACAGCTCTTCTTTCGATCGCTGGGTTCTGGCTTTGCCTTCCTTTCATGTCGGAGGCTTGGGGATTTGGGCGCGCAGCTATCTAAGCGGAGCGGATATCTATGATTTCAACGCGCATTGTCCGAAATGGCAAGCGCCCTCCTTCTGTAATTTTACTCAAGCGGTTAAAGGAACACTGGCTTCTTTAGTGCCGGCGCAATTGTATGATCTGATTCAATTAGGATTGCAAGCGCCGCCTTCTTTGCGCGCTGTCATTATTGGAGGAGGGCGGCTTTTGCCCGAGCTCTATAAAAAGGGAATTGCCTTGGGCTGGCCTCTTTTGCCAAGCTATGGCCTGACCGAGTGCGCGTCTCAAGTAGCGACCGCACCCTTGGAAAGCTGGAACGAGGCTGGCTATCCGCCTTTGCGTCTCCTGTCGCATGTACAGGCTCAACAACAAGAGGAACGGCTTGCCTTTAAGGGGGCTTCGCTTTTGAGCGTTTACGCTTATTTTGAAGGGACGCGCATTCGGTTTTTTGACCCTAAAATAGACGGCTGGTTTATTGGAGAAGACCGAGGGAACGTGCAAGAGGGCTCATTGATAATAGAGGGGCGAACGGATGCCCTTATTAAAGTGGGAGGAGAAAGCGTCGACTTAGCTCGATTGGAATCGCATTTGCAAACAATTTGCCTGCAGCTAAATATCGGGCAAGAAATGACGTTGGTCGCTATGCCTGATTCCAGATTAGGGCATGCCGTGCATTTGGCTGCTGCCAATTGTCCGGTTTCTGTGGCTGCTACCATTATCGAACGGTTTGGGCAGACAGTTTTGCCTTTTGAGCGTATCCGTGCTGTGCATCATCTGCCTTTCATTCCACGCTCCGCTTTGTCTAAAGTGCTAAAAAGCGAATTGATAGAATTGATAAACAAGAGCGCGTCCGGAAAGCACTAG
- the menA gene encoding 1,4-dihydroxy-2-naphthoate octaprenyltransferase produces MRDNQSSFLTIKRELECLKPWLLASRPKTLPICLIPVLVGTALAFGRVERIDWTLSTLVFLCSLCLQVGTNYINDALDYKKGADTAERVGFLRVTQAGLLSFQQVLKGGFFFFACALLMGIPLILAGGWPFLFILIIASACGYLYTGGPMPLAYHGLAEPFIFIFYGLVSTSAVYYLQTKSVDIDCLLAATQLGLLAIVPCAINNLRDIQSDAKINKRTLAVRFGATFGRLEIAFLLLAPFAMGGLWALKGKLLLALLPLAALPIAYRTVQSIWTTEPSAKYNEFFVGSVMSMVAFGLALTAACLFS; encoded by the coding sequence ATGAGAGACAATCAATCTTCTTTCTTAACGATTAAAAGGGAGCTGGAATGTCTTAAGCCTTGGCTGTTAGCTTCGCGACCCAAAACATTGCCGATTTGCTTGATTCCTGTTTTGGTGGGCACCGCATTAGCTTTTGGACGAGTCGAACGCATTGATTGGACATTGTCCACGCTTGTGTTTTTATGTTCCTTGTGCCTTCAAGTGGGAACTAACTACATTAATGATGCGCTGGATTATAAAAAGGGGGCTGATACGGCTGAACGTGTGGGATTCTTGAGGGTGACTCAAGCGGGCTTGCTGTCTTTTCAACAGGTATTGAAAGGCGGCTTTTTCTTTTTTGCCTGCGCACTGCTAATGGGGATCCCGCTGATTCTGGCTGGCGGCTGGCCTTTCTTATTTATTTTAATCATTGCGTCAGCTTGCGGCTATCTCTATACGGGCGGACCTATGCCGCTTGCCTATCATGGGTTGGCTGAACCCTTTATTTTTATTTTTTATGGATTAGTCAGCACCTCCGCTGTTTATTATCTTCAAACAAAATCCGTTGACATCGATTGTTTGCTTGCCGCGACTCAATTAGGGCTGCTGGCTATTGTTCCATGCGCCATTAATAATTTGAGGGACATTCAAAGCGATGCAAAAATCAATAAACGCACGTTGGCTGTGCGTTTTGGCGCAACATTTGGCCGGCTAGAGATCGCTTTTTTACTGCTCGCTCCTTTTGCAATGGGAGGTCTATGGGCGCTTAAAGGCAAGCTGCTTTTAGCGCTACTGCCTTTAGCGGCGCTTCCGATAGCCTATCGCACAGTGCAGTCCATATGGACGACAGAGCCAAGTGCAAAATACAATGAATTTTTTGTGGGAAGCGTGATGAGCATGGTCGCATTCGGATTGGCTTTGACTGCAGCCTGTCTATTCTCATGA
- the menB gene encoding 1,4-dihydroxy-2-naphthoyl-CoA synthase: MMQTIPSLWTAIKTYEDIRFEKTEDGIAKITINRPHVRNAFRPETIEEMQEAFEICRNDPSIGVIILTGEGPDAFCSGGDQRVRGEEGYLGRDGIPRLNVLDLQKQIRSLPKPVIAMVAGYAIGGGHVLHVVCDLTLAADNARFGQVGPRVGSFDGGLGSSYLARIVGQKKAREIWYLCRQYNAQEALEMGLVNCVVPLADLEKETLKWCREILQHSPLALRCLKACLNADCDGQVGLLDLAGNATMLYYMTEEAQEGKQAFLEKRKPNFNQFTRLP, from the coding sequence ATGATGCAAACCATTCCTTCTCTATGGACAGCAATTAAAACCTACGAAGACATCCGATTCGAAAAAACAGAGGATGGAATCGCCAAAATTACGATTAATCGTCCGCACGTGCGCAATGCTTTTCGCCCTGAAACAATAGAAGAGATGCAAGAAGCTTTTGAGATTTGCCGTAATGATCCGAGCATTGGAGTAATTATTTTAACAGGTGAAGGGCCGGACGCCTTTTGTTCGGGCGGCGACCAGCGAGTAAGGGGAGAAGAAGGCTATCTCGGACGTGACGGCATCCCTCGTCTAAATGTCTTAGACTTGCAGAAGCAAATCCGTTCTTTGCCCAAGCCTGTGATTGCCATGGTGGCCGGCTATGCAATTGGGGGAGGACATGTCTTGCATGTGGTATGCGATTTAACCCTTGCGGCAGACAATGCCCGCTTCGGGCAAGTCGGTCCTCGTGTTGGTTCTTTTGACGGGGGGTTAGGCAGTAGTTATTTAGCCCGCATTGTTGGCCAGAAAAAAGCGCGTGAAATTTGGTATTTGTGCCGGCAGTATAATGCCCAGGAAGCTTTAGAAATGGGGTTGGTAAATTGCGTCGTTCCTTTGGCGGATTTAGAAAAGGAAACGCTGAAATGGTGTCGCGAAATTTTGCAGCATTCACCGCTCGCTCTCCGTTGTTTAAAGGCTTGCTTAAATGCCGATTGCGACGGTCAAGTAGGATTATTAGATTTAGCCGGAAATGCCACCATGCTCTATTACATGACTGAAGAAGCTCAAGAGGGCAAACAAGCGTTTTTAGAAAAACGCAAGCCGAATTTTAACCAATTTACGCGTTTACCTTAA